The following nucleotide sequence is from uncultured Draconibacterium sp..
CCGACGGACTATGCGGAAACGAAGACTGCGGACAAATGTCGGCATGGTACGTATTCTCTTCGCTGGGATTCTACCCGGTAAATCCGGCCAACGGTGTTTATGTTTTTGGAAGTCCGCTGTTTGAATCGGCTGCCATTGAATTACCGGGCGACAAATTATTCCAGGTAAAAGCAACAAATCTGAATAAAACAAATATTTATATCGATTCAGTTACGCTTAACGGCGAACCATACGAAAAAAGCTACATCACACATGCTGATGTAGTTAAGGGAGGTGTACTGGAATTTACAATGACTGCAAGCCCTAATAAGAATTTTGGTCAGGCTGAAGACAGTCGTCCGAAATCTGGCTACAAATAGTTGGGTTACTCAAAAAATTATATTTTTGCGCCTGATTTATACCTATACAACAACTTAATAAACTCACTACAATGAAGTATTTTTTAATGTTTTGCCTTGGCGCAATTCTATTTAGCTGCACTTCTAAAGTCAGCACTCAATCAACAACTACGCTCACGAAACTGGTGGAACTGGTAAATCCACTGATGGGTACCGATTCGGAATTCAAACTATCGAACGGAAACACCTACCCTGCCATTGCACGTCCGTGGGGAATGAATTTCTGGACACCTCAAACCGGCCGCATGGGCGACGGATGGGGTTACACCTACGATTCGTACAAAATTCAGGGATTCAAACAAACGCATCAGCCTAGTCCGTGGATTAACGATTATGCCGCATTTTCGCTAATGCCGGTTACCGGAGAGCTAAAATTTGAAGGCGCAGAACGTGCCTCGTGGTTTTCGCACAAAGCAGAAGTGGCCCTGCCGCACTACTATAAAGTGTATCTGGCCGACTACGATGTAACAACAGAGTTTACGCCAACCGACCGCGCGGTGTCATTCCGTTTTACTTTTCCTGAAAACGACAATTCGTATATCCTTTTGGATGCATTCGATGGAGGATCGATGGTGAAGATCATTCCTGAAGAACGTAAAATTGTTGGTTACTGCCAGAACAATCATGGCGGTGTACCGGCCAATTTCAAGAATTATTTTGTAGCCGTTTTCGATAAAGATTTTGAGGTGGTAAAAACCTGGAAAGACGAAAATCTGCAGGAAACTGCCGAAGCCAAAAGTTTCCACGTTGGTGGTATCGTTGGTTTCAAAACCAAAAAAGGTGAAGAAGTAAATGTAAAACTGGCATCATCGTTTATCAGTGCCGAACAAGCTGAACTGAACCTGAGCCGGGAAATTGGCGACAAATCGTTTGAAACGATTAAGGCTGAAGGTGAGCAGATCTGGGAAAAAGAACTGGGCCGGATTAAAGTGGAAGGTGGCAGCGAAGCCGAACAAAAAACTTTTTATTCGTGTTTATACCGCACCTTGCTTTTCCCGCGTAAATTTTACGAATTTGATGCCGATAACAATATTGTTCATTACAGCCCGTACAACGGCGAAGTTTTGCCGGGCTATATGTTTACCGACAATGGTTTCTGGGACACATTCCGTGCGGTATTCCCTTTCTTTACGCTGATGTATCCTGACCTGAATGGTCAGATTATGGAAGGACTGGTTAATACTTACAAAGAAAGTGGATGGTTGCCGGAATGGGCAAGTCCCGGTCACCGTGGATGTATGATTGGTTCCAACTCTGCATCACTGATTGCCGATTCATACCTGAAAGGGATTCGTGGTTACGACATTGAAACTTTGTACGAAGCCATGATAAAAAATACCAACGGCTACATGGAGCAGATTCATTCTGTTGGCCGTTATGGTGCCGATTATTACAACGAATTGGGTTACGTGCCATACAATGTTGGCATTAACGAAAACACCGCTCGTACGCTGGAATATGCTTATGCCGATTACTGTATCTGGAAACTGGCAGAGGAGCTGGGTAAACCTCAGGAAGAGATTGACCTGTTTAAACAACGTGCCCGCAATTTCCATAATGTTTATGATTCGAAAAGCAAACTGATGCGCGGTAAAAACGAAGACGGAACTTTTCAGGCGCCATTTAGCCCTTACAAATGGGGCGATGCATTTACCGAAGGAAACAGCTGGCATTACACCTGGAGCGTTTTCCAGGACATTGAAGGCTTGAAACAATTGATGGGTGGCAATGATGAGTTTGTGGCTATGCTCGACTCGGTGTTTGTTGTCCCTCCTATCTTCGACGATTCATATTATGGTGGTACCATCCATGAGATTCGCGAGATGCAGATTGCAGGAATGGGTAACTATGCACACGGAAACCAGCCCATTCAGCACATGATCTACCTGTACAATTATTCCGATCAGCCATGGAAAACACAGGCGCATGTTCGCGAAGTGCTGACAAAACTGTACTCGTACCAGGCTGATGGTTATTGTGGCGACGAAGATAACGGCCAGACTTCAGCATGGTATGTTTTCAGCTCAATGGGATTCTATCCGGTTTGTCCGGGAACCGACGAGTATGTGTTGGGATCTCCGCTGTTCAACAAAATCACGGTTACACTCGAAAACGGCAATGAGTTTGTGATCGACGCCACCGATAACTCAAAGGAAAACGTTTATGTAAACGATGTTGTACTGAATGGAGAATCGTACAATAAAAACTTCCTGAAACACGCCACTATTCAAAATGGCGGAGAGCTAGTTTTTGACATGGCCAGCCAGCCAAATAAAACTCGTGGCACGGAAACGGAAAGTTTCCCCTACTCGATGACATTTGAAGATTAATTGCCACACTGCGAATTTGCAGAATTGTTAAATTGTAGATAATAAAAAGGCACTTTCCGACAATGTAAGTTTTAAACTGGCATTTCGGAAAGTGCTTTCTTTTTGATTCCCATTCTGGCAATCCGCCCTTTTTCTTATTCAGAAAGCATTCTTCGCTTACCACCAAGAGTTTAAAATTATAAGGCAGTAAAACTTTGCGCCTATATTTACGT
It contains:
- a CDS encoding GH92 family glycosyl hydrolase, encoding MKYFLMFCLGAILFSCTSKVSTQSTTTLTKLVELVNPLMGTDSEFKLSNGNTYPAIARPWGMNFWTPQTGRMGDGWGYTYDSYKIQGFKQTHQPSPWINDYAAFSLMPVTGELKFEGAERASWFSHKAEVALPHYYKVYLADYDVTTEFTPTDRAVSFRFTFPENDNSYILLDAFDGGSMVKIIPEERKIVGYCQNNHGGVPANFKNYFVAVFDKDFEVVKTWKDENLQETAEAKSFHVGGIVGFKTKKGEEVNVKLASSFISAEQAELNLSREIGDKSFETIKAEGEQIWEKELGRIKVEGGSEAEQKTFYSCLYRTLLFPRKFYEFDADNNIVHYSPYNGEVLPGYMFTDNGFWDTFRAVFPFFTLMYPDLNGQIMEGLVNTYKESGWLPEWASPGHRGCMIGSNSASLIADSYLKGIRGYDIETLYEAMIKNTNGYMEQIHSVGRYGADYYNELGYVPYNVGINENTARTLEYAYADYCIWKLAEELGKPQEEIDLFKQRARNFHNVYDSKSKLMRGKNEDGTFQAPFSPYKWGDAFTEGNSWHYTWSVFQDIEGLKQLMGGNDEFVAMLDSVFVVPPIFDDSYYGGTIHEIREMQIAGMGNYAHGNQPIQHMIYLYNYSDQPWKTQAHVREVLTKLYSYQADGYCGDEDNGQTSAWYVFSSMGFYPVCPGTDEYVLGSPLFNKITVTLENGNEFVIDATDNSKENVYVNDVVLNGESYNKNFLKHATIQNGGELVFDMASQPNKTRGTETESFPYSMTFED